AAGCCTCCACGACTTATCTTTGAAGATCAACCGCTTTAATTACAATTTACCTGTAACAACACCCTGAACCAAACACGGCTCTGCTCCTTTTATTGAACACGATCACCAATGTACAAACATGAAGAACCTAACGCGAAAAGCGACCATACTATTACTGCTTGTTTTCACCACATTCTCAACCCTTGTAATTGCTCAAAGCCAGCAGCAGGTGCAAGCACGGGTAGACTCATTGAATAAAAAATTTAAAGAGACCTACTATAGCGACCCGGCATTAGCCACCAAACTTTTAAATGAGGCAATGGAACTTTCCATTAAAAATGGATATACGTTTGGCGAAGCATGCGCCCACTCAAACCTTGGTACAAACTATTTCAAAGAAGGCAACAATACCAAAGCCATTGAGGAATGTATTACAGCCTTAAGCTTGTTTGATAAAGATGAAGCGTATAAGAACACTGCTGATTATGGGATGGTGTTTGTAAGACTAGCCGCTGCGCTGAATGTAGAAAATGACTCTAAACGCAGTAAGGCCTATTCACAAAAAGCGGTTGCTATTGCCAACAAACTCAATGACCGTGAGTTTTTAGCGATAGCTCAGGAAACGCTCGGCAACAGTTATTACTCAGGTGGGCAATCCGATAGTGCATTGCATTATTTTACGATCGCCAAGACCAATTTTACAGAGACAGGTTCTTTTTCTAAGATCGCTAACCTGGAAAACAATATTGGTCTCATCTATGCAGATAAAGGTGACTACAAACAAACCCTGGCTCATTTTGAAAGAGCATTAAGCATTTACCGAGAGCATAACAGACATATTTCTTATGTAACGGCCTTTAACAACATCGCTGAAATTCACTACAGACTAAAAGCTTACAATAAAGCATTGGATGCGGCAGACAGTGCCACGTATTATGCCAAGAAATATAATACGCAGGGCTCCTTTATAGACCTTTACAATCTGAAAGCACAGATCTATGGAGCGATGGGCAATGTAGATAGCAGTGCTGTCTACTTTGAAAAGACCATTGCACAGAAAGACTCTCTTTACAATGACACGTATAAAAAAGAGCTAGCCTCTTTACAAACGCAATCGGATGTATACAAGACTGAAACAGAAAACA
This genomic interval from Flavisolibacter tropicus contains the following:
- a CDS encoding tetratricopeptide repeat-containing sensor histidine kinase, whose amino-acid sequence is MKNLTRKATILLLLVFTTFSTLVIAQSQQQVQARVDSLNKKFKETYYSDPALATKLLNEAMELSIKNGYTFGEACAHSNLGTNYFKEGNNTKAIEECITALSLFDKDEAYKNTADYGMVFVRLAAALNVENDSKRSKAYSQKAVAIANKLNDREFLAIAQETLGNSYYSGGQSDSALHYFTIAKTNFTETGSFSKIANLENNIGLIYADKGDYKQTLAHFERALSIYREHNRHISYVTAFNNIAEIHYRLKAYNKALDAADSATYYAKKYNTQGSFIDLYNLKAQIYGAMGNVDSSAVYFEKTIAQKDSLYNDTYKKELASLQTQSDVYKTETENKLLTKDKRIAVLYRNLAIAGIVVLAVILAFLLLNQRLRIQRRVKHQLEEEVALRTQEIFRQKETIFQTNLRLKLALNGAKFDSHFAVHTLNTIQQVILQQKSDAAQHHLAKLSHLMQYVLEKSPLERVPLHEELQMIEHYIQLEQLRQQHHFSYGITIKANEQTMIPALLLQPYVENAIRHRLASSTKEDLHLHLQVETDGNDLTVSITDNGSKRMNGKETKKQFEENAIGQERLDLLTHLTHKNHLVTIDDLTTNDGSSAGTKIVLHIPMQANSISPDLTQGDQPIEYA